A stretch of DNA from Streptomyces spiramyceticus:
TGCTGGAGCTGCGCGGCGACGCGAAGGGGGCACGCCAAGTGCTGCTGCGTGCGCTGGACTCCGCGTTCACTCCCGCCGATGTGGCGTACGTCGCCACGTCGCTCGGCCAACTGGCTTGGTCGCAGGGGCAGTACAGGCGAGCACAGGGCCATTACGCGACGGCGGTGCGCGCCGATCCGCAGTACGTGCCGGCGCTGGAGGGCCGCGGGCGTGCGTATGCCGCACAGGGGGAGACGAAGCGAGCCCTGAGTGATCTCCAAGAGGTCGTACGGCGATATCCGCTGCCGGGTCAGCTCGCCGCACTCGGTGAATTGCATGAGGCGGCCGGGCAACGCAAGCAGGCCGAGGAGCAGTACCGACTTGTCGGTACGTGGACACGGCTGGCCCGCGCCAACGGCGTCGCCACCGATCTGGAATCCGCTCTCATCGAGGCAGACCACGGCGACGCCGCTCAGGCGTTGAAGTCGGCGCGCGCCGAATGGTCCCGCCGGGAGACTGTCCACACGGCGGACGCGCTCGCCTGGGCGCTCCACGCGAACGGCAAGGATCAGGACGCCCTGACGTACGCGAAGAAAGCGACGGCCGGGACCCCCGGCTATCGGAACGCTGTGTTCAGCTTCCACCGGGGCATGATCGAGCACGCCCTCGGCGACGACACGGCGGCACGCCGGTATCTGCGCGCCGCGCTGGACCTGAACCCGGGCTTCTCGCCGACTGCGGCGCGCGAGGCGAAGTCCGTGCTGTCCGAGCTTCGGGGGGAGTCATGAAACGCCGTACCACCACCGTTTCCGCTCTCGCCACGCTGGTGGCCGGAGCGGCCTTGGCCCTGCTCCCCGCCCATGCGGCGCAGGCACACCCCCTGGGGAACTTCACCGTCAATCAGTACGACGGTCTCCTCGTCGCTCCGGGGAAGCTGAACGTGGACCATGTCGAGGACCTGGCGGAAATTCCGGCCGCCCAGGAACAGAACCGCATCGACGCCGACGGAGACGATCGGCTGGCGTCGGCCGAACTGTCGGCATGGGCCCGGACGCGGTGCGACGCCGCGGCGCAGGGCGCCCAGCTGGTGATCGCCGGCGGGGCGTCACAGCGTGGGAAGACCGCCCCCGTCTCGGCGGGAAGCGCGAAGGCGCAAGTACGGCCGGGGCAGGCCGGGTTGCAGACGCTGCGCGTAATCTGCGAGCTGACGGCGCCGCTGCCCCGTGCCGAACGAATGCGACTGGCGTACCGGCCGGCGAGTGTCACGACCGGAGCGGGGTGGCGGGAGATCACCGCGCGAGGCGACCGGATGACGCTCTCGGGCACGGACGTGCCGGGGGACTCCGTCTCGCGGCGGCTGACCGTGTACCCCGGCGATCCGCTCTTCACACCGCCTGACGTGCGGTCGGGCGCCTTCACCGTCCGTCCCGGCGGGCCGGCACTCGCCGGGAGTCAGGACGAGAAGAGCGGTTCCCCGACCGCCGGCGTGCTGCCGCGCGGGGCGGACCGCTGGGCCCAGACGCTGACCGGTCTGGTGGCCCGGCACGAACTGACCGTAGGTTTCGCGGCACTCGCGCTCGGCGCGTCTCTGCTGCTGGGCGCGCTCCACGCGCTCGCCCCGGGGCACGGCAAGACGATGATGGCGGCCGCCGCCACGGCCGGTGGCCGAAGTTCTCTGCGTGACGTGCTGGCCCTCGGGATTTCGGTGACCATGACCCACACCCTGGGCGTCTTCGCGCTGGGTGCTCTGATCGCCGCGGGATCGGCGGCCGCGCCCACCGTCGTCTCCTGGCTGGGTGTTGCGAGCGGCACGTTGGTCGCGGGCGCCGGCGCGCTGCTGCTCCGGAAGGCGTGGCGACAGCGTCATCGCCCCCACGGGCACAGCCATGGCCATACGCACGGCCATACGCACGGGCATGCCCATGAGTACGACCGGACCCTCGCGGACCACCGTCATGAGCACGGCACGGCGAGTACTCACTCCCACAGCGAGGACCACGGGCACGGCCACTCACACTCCCACGTCCCTCCCGCTCCCGGCCTCCGCGGGGTCATCCTCCTCGGCTTTGCAGGCGGACTGGTCCCGAGCCCGTCCGCCGTCCTCGTCCTGGTGGGCGCGGCCGCGCTCGGCCAGGCCTGGTTCGGCTTTCTGCTGGTCCTGGCGTACGGAGCCGGGCTGGCGCTCACACTGACGGGGGCCGGGTTCGCGGCAGTGCGGTTGAGTGAGACCACAACACGCAGGCTGACGCTTCGGCCGCGAGGCCGGTTCTTTTCGATTGCCCAACGCGCGGCCCCACTCGGCACGGCCGCCGTTGTATTCGCGCTGGGGTGTGGATTGTTGCTCAGAGGGGCTGCGACAGCGCTCAGTTGAGGCATCGTGGACAGGCGGGGACGGCGGGGACGGCGGGGACGGCGGGGACGCGCCGTGGGCACGGCGGCCGGGAGACGGAGCGCCGACCGCCGTAGGCATCGACCTGTCACCGCCGCCCGGCTTCAGCCCCAGACTTGGGAGTACTGCCTGCGATAGCTTCTGCGGTCATGAGCTGACCGGATCCAACGGGTGGCCATCAGACCGAGAAGACTTACAGCGACAACCAGCAGTCCCGGCATGAGAGTCCGCAGGGTGACAATTCCGTCAGGCAGTGTCACACCCTCTACCACCCCCGGTACGGAGGTTCCGGCGGCAGCCGGTGGCGAGGCTGCGCCGCTACCCTCTTCGGCCGCTGTGGTGGCGCCGGCCACGCTCACTCCGAGGGCTGCCATCGCCGTGGTCGTCGGCTGGAAGTAGGTGAGACCACCGGTGGTGCAATCCCCGTTGCCGCCCGAGGTCACGCCGAGTGCCAACCCCTGAGCGAACAGCGGGCCACCGCTGTCGCCCGGCTCGGCGCAGACCGTCGTTTCGATCAGGCCCGTCACCGTACCCTCGGGAAAGTTCACCGTCGCGTTCAACGCGGTCACCCGGCCTGAATGCACCCCGGTGGTACTGCCACTGCGGAAGACCTGTTGGCCGACGAACGGATCGGCGGCCGCGGTGATCCGTACCTCCCGGCCACCACCGATCCCCACTACGCTCCTGCCACTGGAGGCGTCGCCGTTCTCGTACTTGACGAGGGAGAAGTCGCTGCCGGGGAAGGTGCTGGCCGTTGTGGTACCGACCCGCCCGGAGCCCTGCGCGTCCTGGAACCAGGCGGTGCCGAGAGAACCGCAATGCCCCGCCGTCAGTATGAAGTTGTTCCGGCCGTCGGTTACGTTGAATCCTGCGGAGCAGCGCCCGCCGTCGGCGAAGACCGGGGCGCCACCACTGACCCTCGTGGTAAAGGACCCCGTGGTCCGTTGCATGTGTACGAAGCTGCCGATCTGATCGGCGAGGCCGGTCATACGTGACCAGTCCCCGGCCGAGACGGTGCTGTCGGCATGCACGACGACCTCGTTGGACGCGTAGTCCACCACCCATGCGGTGCCGGGCACCCGGGGGGCAGCTCGCAGAGCATCCGTGGCCGAGCGGAGCCGGCGCATGCTGTGGCTGACAAGCTTGGCGCGTGCTCCCGCCTGCCCGACCTCGACCGCCGCTTCCGCGTCGGTCACTGCGACGACCGGGCGCCCGTCGGAGCCGATCCAGCTACCGGCGGTACGGGATGTGCCGAGCCGTGAGACGAGACTCGCGCCCAACTCGGCGGGCTGAACGGTGACGCCCTTGTCCGCTCCACGAGCTGATGGCTCGCTCGCGATCGCGGTGGTCATCATCAGACCGCCGCAGAGCACTCCGCCGACGGCTGCCAGCCGTGCCAGCCCCTGCAGTCTGCGTCGTGCGTGCCTCATCAGTCACCCTCAAAGCCGTTTCGACACGACGTCACCGACGTCGGGAGCCGCGGGAGGCGGCCCCCTCTACATACGAGTCGTCATGAGGCCCTGTTCACTCACACCGGCCAGGTCGGCCAAGCACGTCGCTGAACGCCGCCTCACCTCCGTCCGTATACCGGGGCGGCCCCTTCGTAAAGCACGGGCCTTCGCAGGCAGGGAGGCAGTTCATGGCCGGCAGCAATGTCACCGCACTCTTCCGCGCGTCCACCGCGCACAGCCCCTCGTACTTCACCCTGAACCGGGCAGGGGCCGGCGCGGCCGGTGAGATCACCGACTTCTGCATTCCCTGCAACCCGTACTTCCCCACCCCCGCGATGTTCGACGAACTCGGCAGTCGGCTCCGCGAGATTCTGACGTACTACCCGAGCAGTGCGGAAACCATCACCGCCGAGTTGTGCCAGGTGCTCGGACTCAACCCGCAGACCGTCGCGATGGGGAACGGCTCCACAGAACTCATCACCTGGATCGACCACTTGCTCGTCCACGAGTCGCTGGCCGTGCCTGTCCCCACCTTCGGCCGGTGGACCGACCAGCCGATGGAAACCGGCAAGCGAGTCGACATGCTCCTGCTACCGGAAGCGCACGGCTTCGGCCTGGATACGGAATCGTTTGTACGGTTCATCCGAACGCGTGGTTCACGCGCAGCAGTGATCTGCAACCCCAACAACCCCGACGGCGGCTTCCTGCCCAAGCATCAGGTCCTCGCGCTCCTCGACGCACTCCAGGACCTGGATCTGGTGGTCGTCGACGAATCCTTCCTGGAATTCGCCGACGCCGAACCCGAACCGAGCGTTGCCGCCGAGGCGGTACTGCGGACAAATGTGATCGTGCTGCGCAGTCTCGGCAAGAACTTCGGACTGCACGGTGTGCGCTTCGGCTATCTGGTGTCGAATCCCGGGCTTGCGGGGAAGGTGCGCGCCGCTCTGCCGAAGTGGAACCTCAACTCCTTCGCGGAAACAGTGGTGTTCATGCTCAAGGGGCACCGCCAGGAGTACGCGGACAGCATTCAGCACTCGCGCCGCGACAGGGAGGAGATGACCTGGCGCCTCTCCCAACTGCCGGGCCTGACCGTCTATCCCTCACAGGGCAACTTCGTCTACGTACGGCTGCCGGCAGGTGCGGACGGGACGGTTCTGCGCGACCGACTGCTCTCCGAGCAGGGAGTGCTGGTGCGTGACTGCGCCAACAAGGTCGGCAGTTCCAGCCGTTTCCTACGACTTGTCGTGCGCCCTCAGCAGGATGTGTCCCGGCTGATCTCAGCACTGGAGCAGGTTCTGTACGGGCAGCTTATGCAGACACCCGAGGCAGCATGGACGTCACGACCACAGAGGTTCGCACAGGTACCCACGTCGGCGGCGCAGTCGCTTCCCCCAGAGAACCTGCGGCATGCCCCCGCAGCGATGCTCGCTCGGGACAGTCAGCAGACGGTTTCACCCCACGGCCTCGATCCGGTGCCGGCACAGGGCCGGCGTCCGAATACCGCGCTGCCCGGGGCGATGGCGAGGGGATACACCTCGGGAACCGCAGCGGTGGACCGCCTCGTCAGCGGGGCGTGACGAGCTCGTGCATGGTGGGCGGTGGCCACCGAGACGGAGGTGAGCTCATCTAGCTCGAAGGGGTGCG
This window harbors:
- a CDS encoding tetratricopeptide repeat protein — encoded protein: MAVAVGLTATSVAIGADGGSGRSGRAAPTLAADASAERLTAGDLVQGIDALHEHLQGQPKDATGWATLGAAYVEQARTSGDPTRYPQAEKAFGRSLKLRPPGENDAALAGRAALAAARHDFEAALRQSDRALRVNPYSERALCSRVDALVELGRYDEALRAVELADRRRPGIPVFTRYAYVLELRGDAKGARQVLLRALDSAFTPADVAYVATSLGQLAWSQGQYRRAQGHYATAVRADPQYVPALEGRGRAYAAQGETKRALSDLQEVVRRYPLPGQLAALGELHEAAGQRKQAEEQYRLVGTWTRLARANGVATDLESALIEADHGDAAQALKSARAEWSRRETVHTADALAWALHANGKDQDALTYAKKATAGTPGYRNAVFSFHRGMIEHALGDDTAARRYLRAALDLNPGFSPTAAREAKSVLSELRGES
- a CDS encoding sulfite exporter TauE/SafE family protein is translated as MKRRTTTVSALATLVAGAALALLPAHAAQAHPLGNFTVNQYDGLLVAPGKLNVDHVEDLAEIPAAQEQNRIDADGDDRLASAELSAWARTRCDAAAQGAQLVIAGGASQRGKTAPVSAGSAKAQVRPGQAGLQTLRVICELTAPLPRAERMRLAYRPASVTTGAGWREITARGDRMTLSGTDVPGDSVSRRLTVYPGDPLFTPPDVRSGAFTVRPGGPALAGSQDEKSGSPTAGVLPRGADRWAQTLTGLVARHELTVGFAALALGASLLLGALHALAPGHGKTMMAAAATAGGRSSLRDVLALGISVTMTHTLGVFALGALIAAGSAAAPTVVSWLGVASGTLVAGAGALLLRKAWRQRHRPHGHSHGHTHGHTHGHAHEYDRTLADHRHEHGTASTHSHSEDHGHGHSHSHVPPAPGLRGVILLGFAGGLVPSPSAVLVLVGAAALGQAWFGFLLVLAYGAGLALTLTGAGFAAVRLSETTTRRLTLRPRGRFFSIAQRAAPLGTAAVVFALGCGLLLRGAATALS
- a CDS encoding S1 family peptidase, whose amino-acid sequence is MRHARRRLQGLARLAAVGGVLCGGLMMTTAIASEPSARGADKGVTVQPAELGASLVSRLGTSRTAGSWIGSDGRPVVAVTDAEAAVEVGQAGARAKLVSHSMRRLRSATDALRAAPRVPGTAWVVDYASNEVVVHADSTVSAGDWSRMTGLADQIGSFVHMQRTTGSFTTRVSGGAPVFADGGRCSAGFNVTDGRNNFILTAGHCGSLGTAWFQDAQGSGRVGTTTASTFPGSDFSLVKYENGDASSGRSVVGIGGGREVRITAAADPFVGQQVFRSGSTTGVHSGRVTALNATVNFPEGTVTGLIETTVCAEPGDSGGPLFAQGLALGVTSGGNGDCTTGGLTYFQPTTTAMAALGVSVAGATTAAEEGSGAASPPAAAGTSVPGVVEGVTLPDGIVTLRTLMPGLLVVAVSLLGLMATRWIRSAHDRRSYRRQYSQVWG